The following are from one region of the Balneolaceae bacterium genome:
- a CDS encoding Gfo/Idh/MocA family oxidoreductase, which translates to MKTLKIGVVGSGFIAKFLAVAMKQVRHIEISAIYKRGGSEELAKYAKENGLGDPTIYDSVTEVCNHCDAIAIYSPNYTRVAIMEEINDAVKQGANLTGVICEKPLGRTIAEAQRMVDLARDANLKTAYFENQLHMNAVNKALDQLEPQQKAMGSFTLARSTEEHAGPHNAWFWDPTQQGGGVLSDMGCHSIAVSRHILTPPGKDPLFLEPVSVQCDTSLLKWGQPKYREQLKERFGVDYSKTPAEDFATGVITYKNPDTGQLVKGQFTNSWMYDKQGLRLWMDAIGPGYAMEVNSLISPLEIFVGDEAAEGVADAETAIEKSTTTRGLLPVHPDEAGLYGYDTEQEDAVNAFLNGKDAFLDWEFGVEVTKLVQAAYMAAERRKTIDLTDEDVQEELKSYKSLISQGKGADLLYT; encoded by the coding sequence ATGAAGACTTTGAAGATTGGAGTTGTTGGGTCCGGATTTATTGCCAAATTTTTAGCTGTGGCCATGAAACAGGTTCGGCATATTGAAATTTCAGCGATCTATAAACGAGGCGGATCAGAAGAGCTCGCCAAATATGCAAAAGAGAATGGACTTGGCGATCCTACAATCTATGATTCCGTAACTGAAGTTTGTAACCATTGTGATGCAATTGCCATCTACTCGCCCAACTACACCCGGGTAGCCATTATGGAGGAAATCAACGATGCAGTTAAACAAGGAGCCAATTTAACAGGTGTTATTTGTGAAAAACCTCTTGGCCGTACGATAGCAGAAGCTCAGCGAATGGTAGATTTAGCCCGGGATGCCAATCTAAAAACGGCCTATTTCGAGAATCAGTTGCATATGAATGCAGTGAATAAAGCCCTTGACCAGTTGGAACCCCAGCAAAAAGCGATGGGATCTTTCACTCTTGCCCGAAGTACTGAAGAGCATGCAGGTCCCCATAATGCCTGGTTTTGGGATCCTACTCAACAAGGTGGCGGAGTTTTATCAGATATGGGATGCCATAGTATCGCCGTCAGCCGTCATATTTTAACACCACCCGGTAAAGATCCACTCTTTCTTGAACCGGTATCTGTACAGTGTGATACCTCTCTGTTAAAATGGGGGCAGCCTAAATACCGGGAACAACTGAAGGAAAGATTTGGGGTTGATTACTCCAAAACTCCGGCCGAGGATTTTGCAACGGGAGTCATCACCTATAAGAATCCCGATACCGGTCAGCTTGTAAAAGGTCAGTTCACAAACTCCTGGATGTACGACAAACAGGGCCTCCGCCTCTGGATGGATGCGATTGGCCCCGGCTACGCCATGGAAGTAAATTCACTGATCTCTCCCCTCGAAATTTTTGTGGGTGACGAAGCCGCCGAAGGCGTTGCTGATGCCGAAACCGCTATCGAAAAATCAACGACTACCCGCGGGCTCTTACCTGTACACCCCGATGAAGCCGGACTTTATGGATACGACACGGAACAGGAAGATGCCGTAAATGCATTTTTGAATGGCAAAGATGCTTTCCTTGATTGGGAATTTGGCGTTGAAGTTACCAAACTTGTGCAAGCTGCATATATGGCTGCGGAGAGAAGGAAAACGATTGATCTTACTGATGAGGATGTTCAGGAAGAATTAAAAAGTTATAAATCACTTATCTCTCAAGGTAAAGGTGCTGATCTGCTCTACACGTAG
- a CDS encoding cupin domain-containing protein, which yields MKFISLFSFGLLITTSFFFIFDLAYAQTPPEQPVKSTQILQTETTWNGKDIEYPQNGSEEITALEIVFEPGAETSWHRHPVPSLAYVINGELKVILKDSGESKIFKKGDAFAEVIDTWHYGKNIGDEPVKIVVFYIGEKGMLLTELLTEVQEEEIDE from the coding sequence ATGAAATTTATATCTCTCTTTTCCTTCGGCCTCCTAATTACTACTTCTTTCTTTTTTATTTTTGATTTGGCTTATGCCCAAACCCCACCTGAACAACCCGTAAAAAGCACACAAATCCTTCAAACTGAAACTACCTGGAATGGAAAAGATATTGAATATCCTCAAAACGGTTCTGAAGAGATCACAGCTTTGGAAATTGTATTTGAACCGGGAGCAGAGACAAGCTGGCATCGCCATCCGGTTCCCTCACTTGCTTATGTCATTAACGGAGAATTGAAGGTGATTTTAAAAGACAGCGGTGAATCAAAAATTTTTAAAAAAGGAGATGCTTTTGCCGAAGTCATTGACACCTGGCACTATGGAAAAAATATCGGGGATGAACCTGTAAAGATTGTTGTTTTCTACATCGGGGAAAAAGGAATGCTATTAACTGAGCTGTTAACAGAAGTTCAAGAAGAGGAAATTGATGAATAA
- the tnpA gene encoding IS200/IS605 family transposase: MANTFSQIYLQFVFAVQNRMSLLPKSHKEELHKYMTGLVRNRQAKMLAVHCMPDHTHLFVGFKPGSMLISDFVKEIKVESNEFVNYKNWLNGRFKWQDGYGVFSYSHSHIDRVCKYVLNQEEHHRRRTFRDEYISLLKKFEIQYDEKYLFHFIDE; the protein is encoded by the coding sequence ATGGCTAATACATTTTCACAGATCTATCTACAATTTGTGTTTGCAGTACAAAATAGGATGAGTCTGCTACCAAAATCACACAAAGAAGAATTACACAAATACATGACAGGTTTAGTGAGAAATCGCCAAGCAAAAATGCTGGCTGTCCATTGTATGCCCGATCACACCCACCTTTTTGTTGGTTTCAAACCCGGAAGCATGTTAATCTCCGATTTTGTAAAAGAGATCAAAGTTGAAAGTAATGAGTTTGTCAATTACAAAAATTGGTTGAATGGCCGATTTAAATGGCAGGATGGTTATGGTGTTTTCTCCTATTCACATTCTCATATAGACAGGGTTTGTAAATATGTTTTAAATCAGGAAGAGCATCACAGAAGGAGAACATTCCGAGATGAATACATTTCTTTATTGAAAAAATTTGAGATTCAATATGATGAGAAATATCTATTTCATTTTATCGATGAATGA
- a CDS encoding DoxX family protein: MANLDNKYSDLALLLLRVGVGVIFIYHGWGKLTGIEGVQGFFGNVGIPLPALMAWVVAIIEFFGGIMVLFGAYAKIPYLLLAFIMVVALFTVKIGQGFEAARIDLMLLLTTLALFFLGSGAYSVDHKIENR, encoded by the coding sequence ATGGCCAATTTAGATAATAAATACAGTGATTTAGCACTTTTGTTATTGCGAGTAGGAGTCGGAGTCATTTTTATATATCATGGATGGGGAAAACTGACCGGAATAGAAGGTGTCCAGGGATTTTTTGGAAATGTTGGAATTCCATTGCCGGCTCTAATGGCATGGGTGGTTGCCATCATTGAGTTCTTTGGGGGCATAATGGTGTTATTCGGGGCTTATGCTAAAATACCATATTTGCTTCTTGCTTTCATTATGGTTGTGGCTCTATTTACGGTTAAAATTGGACAGGGCTTTGAGGCCGCAAGAATTGACTTGATGCTGCTGCTTACAACCCTTGCACTTTTCTTTCTTGGAAGCGGAGCCTATTCGGTCGATCATAAGATAGAAAACCGCTAA